One Curtobacterium herbarum genomic window carries:
- a CDS encoding excalibur calcium-binding domain-containing protein codes for MIRNLKHRRTAVIAGGALAVILALSACSSGGETNAAAGTTTPTSTSSASATPAALRATAAKEAAAAKEAAEKKAAEEAAAAQAKAEADAKAAADAAAAKAAADAKAAADAAAAQAAADAKAAADAAAAQAAADAAARAAAPPAPAGGASYYENCDAVRAAGAAPITVGQPGYSRQLDRDGDGVGCEV; via the coding sequence GTGATCAGGAACCTGAAGCACCGTCGCACAGCTGTGATCGCCGGAGGTGCCCTCGCCGTCATCCTCGCGCTCAGCGCCTGCAGCTCCGGGGGCGAGACGAACGCGGCTGCCGGCACCACGACGCCGACCTCCACCAGTTCGGCATCCGCGACGCCTGCCGCACTCCGAGCGACGGCCGCGAAGGAAGCGGCGGCAGCGAAGGAAGCAGCCGAGAAGAAAGCGGCCGAGGAAGCCGCCGCGGCGCAGGCCAAGGCCGAGGCGGACGCCAAAGCTGCAGCAGACGCGGCTGCGGCGAAGGCGGCTGCCGACGCGAAGGCAGCGGCAGATGCAGCGGCTGCCCAGGCCGCCGCGGATGCGAAGGCCGCGGCTGACGCGGCTGCCGCCCAGGCTGCTGCTGACGCCGCTGCTCGGGCTGCCGCACCGCCGGCGCCGGCGGGCGGTGCTTCCTACTACGAGAACTGCGACGCGGTCCGGGCTGCCGGTGCTGCGCCGATCACCGTCGGCCAGCCCGGGTACTCGCGTCAGCTCGACCGGGACGGAGACGGGGTCGGCTGCGAGGTCTGA
- a CDS encoding DUF1653 domain-containing protein gives MSDDVTPGRYRHFKGGEYQVVLLAQDVETEEPVVVYQALYGEHGHWVRGLADFTAHVSRDGYDGPRFVRLAPQV, from the coding sequence ATGAGCGACGACGTGACCCCTGGGCGGTACCGGCACTTCAAGGGCGGGGAGTACCAGGTGGTGCTCCTGGCGCAAGACGTCGAGACTGAGGAGCCGGTGGTCGTGTACCAGGCGCTGTACGGCGAGCACGGGCACTGGGTGCGAGGTCTCGCGGACTTCACCGCGCACGTGTCGCGTGACGGGTACGACGGACCGAGGTTCGTGCGACTCGCGCCGCAGGTCTGA
- a CDS encoding SseB family protein — protein sequence MSANGTTGSGFGPGAEHTGPDAAGDLRRRMGESAEGFLGSAAWVPWKTAGTSGEPEDGSVAHVVLRDRPFVPVFTDPTQLATSLPGLEARAMPMAELVTALPEEFGIVVDPTSAEAANFLQADVVAGLRAGIGAVPPAADEN from the coding sequence ATGAGCGCCAACGGAACGACAGGGTCCGGCTTCGGGCCCGGAGCCGAGCACACCGGACCCGACGCCGCCGGTGACCTGCGACGCCGCATGGGCGAATCGGCCGAGGGGTTCCTCGGCAGCGCCGCCTGGGTGCCGTGGAAGACCGCCGGCACGAGCGGCGAGCCCGAGGACGGCAGCGTCGCGCACGTCGTCCTGCGCGACCGTCCGTTCGTGCCGGTCTTCACCGATCCCACCCAGCTGGCCACGAGCCTCCCGGGCCTGGAAGCACGTGCGATGCCGATGGCCGAACTCGTCACCGCGCTACCCGAGGAGTTCGGGATCGTCGTCGACCCGACCAGCGCCGAAGCGGCGAACTTCCTGCAGGCCGACGTCGTCGCCGGACTGCGCGCTGGCATCGGTGCCGTACCGCCCGCGGCCGACGAGAACTGA
- a CDS encoding TM0106 family RecB-like putative nuclease, with protein sequence MQITEDGRALLSPSDLTTWATCEWAFLRRLDAKLGRGESLPDEHDDMLDRTARLGDQHELDYLEILKQSHDVVEFDRPAPPQYRQVASAALQAMRDGADVLYQPTFHVPASADGTGFIGFADFIIRNDRGEYEVYDTKLARHAKISALLQLAAYAEQMRAHGIPTGQQVHLVLGDRTTTTHELADIVPVYRTQRVELIRVIAERMAAHEPMQWGDPRYSSCGRCAACQQEVQRHRDLVLVAGMRLDQRTKLIRQGVRSIDDLAVRTAPVATMSKTTLDRLVRQASLQIETERAAGQAEEAGPAFEVLDPRALDAVPAPDPGDVFFDFEGDPLHTEDGVHWGLDYLFGLVDDQAAFRAFWAHTIRDERQALVDFLAYIAERREQYPDMHIYHYAAYERTHLLSLAARHGVGEDAVDDLLRAGVLVDLYPIVRKALVVGSRSYSIKKLEPLYMGDDLRLSDVTNAADSITAYVDAITELRSGDAVAGQRQLDQVADYNAYDCRSTLRLRDWLLGLRAEHAPDATRTVELEGLPPLPVEREPNPVYVALAAETADVDALDRTPDQTALALAAAAIDYHRREAKTFWQDHFDRLRNPVDEWADARDVLVVERASVERDWATLPRARSQSREIRLSGTLAPGSRLRPGGAPHLVYDDPLPASITAPGPGSKGATDRATILEVWDDGDATEVLVLERLPVGGGEPHSGFPVALAPSSPPRAKPQPEAIAEWGAEVLDALPEMLPDPALDLLRRVPPRGPLVPVVGDDTVGAVVATLLGLDRSYLAIQGPPGTGKTYVGSNVVAKLVREHGWRVGVVGQSHATSENFLDAVIAAGVPADRVVKQPKSGADPEDVEAAAWTPVKNGAAIAAFLQSCADTGTGGVVGGTAWTFANESTIGRHSLDLLVVDEAGQFSLAPTIASAIAATRLLLLGDPQQLPQVSQGSHPEPVDESALGWLADGEHVLPPEFGYFLARTRRMEPALTAAVSGLSYDGQLASMVSGRHLDGIDPGVHPVPVVHVGNTTSSPEEASQVVALVADVVGRTWTDDHGTRQLTDEDVIVVAPYNAQGAVIRDALDRAGYTGTQVGTVDLFQGREAVVSITSLAASSAADIPRGLDFLLMPNRLNVALSRAKWAAYLVHSPALTTALPPSIAGLALLSRFIELVAPRE encoded by the coding sequence GTGCAGATCACCGAGGACGGCCGAGCCCTGCTCAGCCCGAGCGACCTCACCACGTGGGCGACCTGCGAGTGGGCGTTCCTCCGCCGCCTCGATGCAAAGCTCGGCCGCGGCGAATCCCTGCCCGACGAGCACGACGACATGCTCGACCGGACGGCCCGCCTGGGGGACCAGCACGAGCTCGACTACCTCGAGATCCTCAAGCAGTCCCACGACGTGGTGGAGTTCGACCGCCCGGCCCCGCCGCAGTACCGACAGGTGGCATCGGCAGCGCTCCAGGCCATGCGGGACGGCGCCGACGTCCTGTACCAACCGACGTTCCACGTCCCCGCGTCGGCCGACGGCACCGGCTTCATCGGCTTCGCGGACTTCATCATCCGCAACGACCGCGGCGAGTACGAGGTCTACGACACCAAGCTCGCCCGGCACGCCAAGATCAGCGCCCTGCTGCAGCTCGCCGCCTACGCCGAGCAGATGCGCGCGCACGGGATCCCGACCGGGCAGCAGGTGCACCTGGTCCTCGGCGACCGTACGACGACCACGCACGAGTTGGCCGACATCGTGCCGGTGTACCGCACGCAGCGGGTCGAGCTGATCCGGGTGATCGCCGAGCGGATGGCCGCCCACGAGCCGATGCAGTGGGGCGACCCTCGGTACTCCAGCTGCGGCCGGTGCGCCGCCTGCCAGCAGGAGGTGCAGCGGCACCGCGACCTGGTCCTCGTCGCCGGCATGCGCCTCGACCAGCGGACGAAGCTGATCCGGCAGGGTGTGCGGTCGATCGACGACCTGGCGGTCCGGACCGCACCGGTGGCGACCATGTCGAAGACGACGCTGGATCGTCTGGTGCGTCAGGCGAGCCTCCAGATCGAGACGGAGCGCGCGGCCGGGCAAGCCGAAGAAGCAGGACCGGCTTTCGAGGTCCTCGACCCACGGGCCCTCGACGCGGTCCCCGCACCGGACCCCGGCGACGTCTTCTTCGACTTCGAGGGTGACCCGCTGCACACCGAGGACGGCGTGCACTGGGGCCTCGACTACCTGTTCGGCCTCGTCGACGACCAGGCCGCGTTCCGGGCGTTCTGGGCGCACACGATCCGCGACGAGCGGCAGGCGCTCGTGGACTTCCTGGCGTACATCGCCGAGCGCCGCGAGCAGTACCCGGACATGCACATCTACCACTACGCCGCGTACGAGCGGACACACCTGCTGTCCCTGGCGGCCCGGCACGGGGTGGGCGAGGACGCGGTCGACGACCTGCTGCGCGCCGGCGTCCTCGTCGACCTGTACCCGATCGTGCGGAAGGCCCTGGTCGTCGGCAGCCGCAGCTACTCGATCAAGAAGCTCGAGCCGCTGTACATGGGCGACGACCTCCGGCTCAGCGACGTCACCAACGCGGCCGACAGCATCACCGCCTACGTCGACGCCATCACCGAACTCCGGAGCGGTGACGCCGTCGCGGGCCAGCGGCAGCTCGACCAGGTCGCCGACTACAACGCCTACGACTGCCGGTCGACGCTGCGCCTGCGCGACTGGTTGCTGGGCCTCCGCGCCGAACACGCTCCGGACGCCACGAGGACGGTCGAGCTGGAGGGACTGCCACCCCTCCCGGTCGAGCGTGAGCCGAACCCGGTGTACGTCGCGCTCGCCGCAGAGACGGCGGACGTCGACGCCCTCGACCGCACACCCGACCAGACCGCGCTGGCGCTCGCCGCAGCCGCCATCGACTACCACCGCCGCGAGGCGAAGACGTTCTGGCAGGACCACTTCGACCGGCTGCGGAACCCCGTCGACGAGTGGGCTGACGCACGCGACGTGCTCGTCGTCGAACGCGCCTCCGTCGAGCGGGACTGGGCGACGCTGCCGCGCGCCCGCTCGCAGTCGCGGGAGATCCGGTTGTCGGGGACGCTCGCGCCCGGTTCCAGGCTCCGGCCGGGAGGCGCGCCCCACCTCGTGTACGACGACCCACTCCCGGCATCGATCACCGCCCCGGGCCCCGGCTCGAAGGGCGCCACCGACCGCGCCACGATCCTGGAGGTGTGGGACGACGGCGACGCCACCGAGGTGCTCGTCCTCGAACGTCTGCCCGTCGGTGGTGGGGAGCCGCACTCCGGCTTCCCGGTCGCGCTGGCGCCGTCGTCGCCCCCGCGGGCGAAGCCGCAGCCCGAGGCGATCGCCGAGTGGGGTGCCGAGGTGCTCGACGCGCTGCCCGAGATGCTGCCCGACCCAGCGCTCGACCTGCTGCGTCGGGTGCCTCCTCGCGGGCCCCTCGTACCGGTCGTGGGGGACGACACGGTGGGCGCCGTGGTGGCGACCCTGCTCGGACTGGACCGGTCGTACCTGGCGATCCAGGGGCCTCCCGGCACGGGCAAGACGTACGTCGGGTCGAACGTCGTGGCGAAGCTCGTGCGCGAGCACGGGTGGCGGGTCGGCGTCGTCGGGCAGTCGCACGCGACCAGCGAGAACTTCCTCGACGCGGTGATCGCCGCCGGCGTCCCCGCGGACCGGGTGGTGAAGCAGCCGAAGAGCGGCGCCGACCCCGAGGACGTCGAGGCCGCCGCGTGGACGCCCGTGAAGAACGGCGCGGCGATCGCGGCGTTCCTGCAGTCCTGCGCCGACACCGGCACCGGGGGAGTCGTCGGCGGGACGGCGTGGACCTTCGCGAACGAGTCGACCATCGGCCGGCACTCCCTGGACCTGCTCGTCGTCGACGAGGCGGGGCAGTTCTCCCTGGCGCCGACGATCGCCTCCGCCATCGCCGCCACACGCCTGCTGCTGCTCGGCGACCCGCAGCAGCTGCCGCAGGTGTCGCAGGGCTCGCACCCGGAGCCGGTCGACGAGTCCGCGCTCGGCTGGCTGGCGGACGGGGAGCACGTGCTGCCGCCGGAGTTCGGCTACTTCCTCGCCCGGACGCGGCGGATGGAGCCGGCCCTGACCGCGGCCGTCTCCGGGCTGTCCTACGACGGGCAGCTCGCGTCGATGGTGTCCGGACGACACCTCGACGGGATCGACCCCGGCGTGCACCCGGTGCCGGTCGTGCACGTGGGGAACACGACCTCGTCACCGGAGGAAGCGTCGCAGGTCGTCGCCCTCGTCGCCGACGTCGTCGGCCGCACCTGGACCGACGACCACGGCACCCGCCAGCTGACCGACGAGGACGTCATCGTCGTCGCGCCGTACAACGCTCAGGGTGCGGTGATCCGCGACGCCCTCGACCGGGCCGGGTACACCGGCACGCAGGTCGGGACCGTGGACCTGTTCCAGGGCCGGGAGGCGGTGGTCTCGATCACCTCGCTGGCCGCGTCCTCCGCGGCGGACATCCCGCGCGGACTCGACTTCCTGCTCATGCCGAACCGGCTGAACGTGGCGCTGTCGCGGGCGAAGTGGGCGGCGTACCTCGTGCACTCGCCGGCGTTGACCACGGCGCTGCCGCCGTCGATCGCGGGGCTGGCGTTGTTGTCGCGGTTCATCGAGTTGGTCGCACCGCGGGAGTGA
- a CDS encoding GOLPH3/VPS74 family protein, with amino-acid sequence MSAQLTLPQAYALLLLRPDGKLAVSSQAFDPGAAGAVLGDLALRGLLQFDGHKVVPAKSAPLGDPVLDGMKEQIDFAAAPRRPSSWVSRNANGALREAVLAGLVDRRLVTREEHRVLGIFPSARWPERDGGPAKLLRGEIGDVLHLGVAPSPFAVALIGLLHATGTLRGQFGKVDRQRVKDMTRGDWVADAVKKVIQSRQAAASAGASGAGAAAASS; translated from the coding sequence ATGTCCGCCCAACTGACGCTGCCGCAGGCCTACGCGCTGCTGCTCCTGCGTCCGGACGGCAAGCTCGCCGTCTCGTCGCAGGCCTTCGACCCCGGTGCTGCGGGCGCCGTCCTCGGTGACCTGGCCCTCCGCGGGCTGCTGCAGTTCGACGGGCACAAGGTGGTCCCGGCCAAGTCCGCTCCGCTCGGTGACCCGGTGCTCGACGGGATGAAGGAACAGATCGACTTCGCGGCCGCGCCGCGACGCCCGTCGTCCTGGGTGTCCCGGAACGCGAACGGTGCCCTGCGGGAGGCCGTGCTCGCCGGGCTCGTCGACCGCCGGCTCGTGACGCGGGAGGAGCACCGGGTCCTCGGCATCTTCCCGTCCGCACGCTGGCCGGAGCGCGACGGCGGGCCGGCGAAGCTCCTGCGCGGTGAGATCGGCGACGTCCTGCACCTCGGCGTCGCGCCGTCGCCGTTCGCGGTCGCGCTCATCGGGCTGTTGCACGCCACGGGGACGCTGCGCGGGCAGTTCGGCAAGGTCGACCGGCAGCGCGTCAAGGACATGACGCGCGGCGACTGGGTGGCAGACGCCGTGAAGAAGGTCATCCAGAGCCGGCAGGCTGCGGCCAGCGCAGGAGCCAGCGGCGCCGGCGCAGCTGCCGCGTCGAGCTGA